The nucleotide sequence gcttgaggGGGAGATTGGACAAGGTGTGCACTGTGGTGCCTTCCAACCTGACCTATTCTGTGTCTCCCACAGCAAATACTGAGAGCTAACTGAGAGGATAAAACCTCTATGGCCATGCTAGGCACTTCAGGGCAAAACATCCTCTAAGATGTTCCTCCCATAGTAATAGCATCttctaaattatttctgtaggCTTTCACATCTACAGCATCATTTCTAAAGGGTAGGGGTGACTAGATGAGTTTCACTCAGGGTGTTTAGTTAACTTACTGATCAAAGGCAGCTGCAAGCAGGTTTTGTATACCTATATTCTTGCTTTTAATAGTCCTAGCTGGAAGGGCCCAGGGGAGGAAATATAGACAAATGTAGGTATGACCCAGAATAGGCCCATTAAAATAGTAGCTCAGCTCAGACTCTGGGGGAAAGACACAAAGCAAGCAAGAACACAAAATATTCTCTCATAGAGGTATACATAATTTTTCACTTAATATATGATTAAGTCAGTGTTCTCTCAAGTGTAAGAACTGACATCCTTGCAATCAGATCCTGGGTGCAAAGGTGTCAGTATCTTGTAATTTTCTCTTACCTCTATAAGAGATATAATTGCCAAAGCTAAGGATAAAGTGGGGATATAATTGGCAAAGCTAAGAGTCCTGTATTTAATGTCTAGTTATGTACAGTATTCCTGTTGTGAGTAAAGGAATCCTGGTGAGTGTGAACTTGATTTTTATTCTAGATGTTCCTCATGCATCTTCTTTTGCCTTGACCTGTTCTGTGTTTTAAGTGATTTTTACCtcttatttgttgttttttaataaatatccTCTTTCTTTTTACACAGAGCCATGCTTACATAAAACACCAAAGAGATCATTGAGTAGAAAATCTCGAATACCTACTTTCAGCTCTCCTATTAATGACACTGAGACACAGCAAGAAATCTTTTGGGATTCTCATTCACCAGTTACACACAGATTAGGTAATACCAAAATCCAGACTTCAGGACATCTGTTTGAGGCATGCAGTGGGAGTGTAGCAAAAGTTATAAATGATTTTTTGGAAGAAGGTTCTTTTCTCTTATAAAGGTTGTTTGATTTTACTTTCATTAAAAACCCATAAATTCTTCAATACAGCACTGAATCAAGCTCCTATGTCTACAGGTTTATTGGAATTATTTGAGATGTACTGCACTTCATAAACTGGATAGATTGTTCAGAATTTTAagaagtttgtttgttttcatagGCAATGGAAAAAGCAAGCAGTCTACCAGTAGATGCGCAGTAGAAATTTCGGAAATTGTTAATCGTATTGCTCCTCAGGTAATTGTAACTTTCTAAAACAGTGCTGTGCATGTGCAGTAATCAAAAGAGAGTAGTGTTTCAGCCTTAGCCTTGGTTTTAGTTACAGTAGTGTCATGGTAAGAGTTGGGCATGTAGAAAACTAGTTTATAGAACAGGATTGAATTAAAATAGTAAGCATAGCATTTACTGTTTGTTGTGTGAGTCACAGATGCTGTAGAAAAGGACACATGAAGAAACTTTCAGCAGTTCTATTTTagaaagctttgctttcagGATATGAGTTACTGCCCTTGGTCTTAAGAATACTGTTTATTTATCCTTATTTACTCATCTGTTAAAAGGTAAGAGTTTTTTCAAATACTGGATTTACTTGGCAGTTGTTTTTAAGCATTTTGAACAGTCTTGATTGACTGCTGATTTACAAGAACATGACCGAGATGAGATATTTTGCAATAATATAAACATAGTAACCTTGCTtcaatattataaataattttcctctttacCTCAGTATCTCTTGCCCTTTCCCTCTTGCCATGAACCTGATGTCCACAGCCCAGAAAGTCAAAACTGAAGTGCTGTTGCGTTTTaattacaagaagaaaaatgtaattcctAAAATAGATCTGTAGTATTTAGCTTGCAAAATTTGCCTGCTTTTTTGACGGggctatttaaaatatatttactgttTAGCATATTTGTGAGGAATTTTACTAGAAGAATGGAAAATCATACCTTTTAAATAATTACAGTTCTTCCGTAAATGTAATCTGctgcttctatttttctttaagcaaaaataaattttaaaaaaccttaaaTTATCTTAAATTATCTTAAATTTCTTAAATTATCTTAAATTTCTTAAATtatcttaaattaaaataagagaACCTATTTAAAACTATCCTAGTAGATAGTAAAGTTCAAATTACTTTTGCTGGCTTACACACTGTAATTTCCTATGTCCTATTGCTCTGCCCCTCTAAACAATTCATCACAGTATTGTATCTCCTTCATTTCAGAATTCAAATTCAAGCCTGAAAGCTTGAAAGCTCTGAAACAATTTCATTTAGTTTCTAAATGTCACTTAATTCTgtttaaaagctctttttttaaattagttgtAGTGGGagaagtcagattttttttttgttagcatacagaatgtaatttattttaaagtctctAATTTGTTGGTGCTGCTGGCCTCTCAGCCAGCTCCCTAGTAGTATACTGAAGTAAACTAGATGGCAGCTTGTAACGTGAATGTAAACCTGAATTAGACTACTAGACTTGCATGCCAAAAGTAtaattcagttattttaattttagttctGCTTTAAATTGATATAATTTAAGTGATACAACTATCCGTGGACAATGTTGCAATAATCTCACTTGGTTTTGCTCTTATCTGTGGCTTTCAACAGGTTTCATCCAGTTTATTTAGTTTAGCAACTTTTAACTCATGAAAAATGTGTGTCTAATCCAGTCTTTATCTGAAATCAAATTTCTAAGCATTATAAATCTAATTATACAGGATGAAAAAGCAGCCTGTAATGAAGACTCCCTGTTAGGAACATGGATTGGTGAGGATGCTATTCCCTGTACACCTATAGTAGTAAAAGGGCGAGCTAGGACGAAGTTAAGTTGTACAAGGTAAGTTACAGTTTTCTCTTGCTCATCATAGCTGGGCTTTCATGAAGAAGGCCATGTGCTCTTCTGTGTATAGTGAACTATATAATTGTACATTAGCATATAGCTTTTATCTGTGAGCTTGTTATGTCTTCTTGCAGGGGGGTGTATGTTGACTGCATATTGGAAGTAGTGGGATTTAGTCATACCTTTGTAGTTGTTAAACTAGATAATGAGCAGCTCATAGGTCATGTAACTGAACTTGGCCAAACTTTCTCAATAGCTCtgactttattttctgtattttctttttaatccagagatcttaaaataaaaaatcctgaagAGGAACTCATGAAATTGGCTAAGGAGTTTGATAAAAATCTAGTAGAGTTAGATGCTGTTCAGGAGCAGGAGAATCTTGGTCACAACTTCATCCAGAGCACTTCAGAGCCTTCAAGTAATTCTaaagatgaaataaatacaaagaacCAGAAATCACTCCTTGGTGAAGGATCTGAAACAGATCCTGCTGCGTCCCTGAAACCAGTTGGACAGAGCACTGGCATCCAGGTGGCAGAGCCCTGTCAGTCCAGCAGTCAAAAGTCCGTAGACCTTGAGGCTGAAGTAGCCCTTCATGCTCTTTTTGACTCTTCTACCCAGAAGTGCAGCGGACAGTTGAGCCAAGGACTGTCaggtatttctttaaataatagTTTTCATAAAAGTACGTTAGAAGAGGAGAATCTTCCTGAAAAAGTTGAAGAGACACAGCATGGTAATTCAGAGGCATATCAAAAAGATACTCTGTTTGCAGTAGGAAGCATGGACCAGACTGTACCAAAAGCTGATACTGACaccctgacaaaaaaaaatccttctttgaAGACACAATTGGTAGTCTCTGCTAAGCTTGCTGGAGTAGCTAATGATGACTTTGATGACTGGGATACAGATCTTTTGGCAGATGACTCTTTTGTGATGCAAATAACCCAAAATCCTGAGCTGATAAGTACTGAAGAATCACCACAAATTCCTGCAAATCCATTTGTGCATGATTTCAGTGATGCTAGCAGAACAAAGCAAAGAAGTAGTGGCAATTCAGTAACTCTTTTGGGGACTATAAACAAATCTAACAGTTTGCAGTATTCACCTTTGAAACATTCTAGTAAAAACTCACAACATATAAAATCGTTGTCTTTACAAAAGCCATATAAGACAGAAAATGCCAGGACAGAGACCAAGGCCTTGTATGGTAAATGTGATTTTAAACCAGATAAAACTAAATCTGTTTGGAAGAGTACCCAAAATAGTGATTTGAACTATGTTCCTGTTTCAgtgcaaacagaaatgaagaatgGTAATGAATCTACTAAGCCTAAAAGCGatgctcttcctctttttccttcaagaTTTAATCCTCATAGACAATCAGCAGGAAAACCTGGGAATAACATTCATACTGTTTCCTGTCAGTCATCCAGTGTTTCTACCAACATGAAACCTAATGATCTAACCAAAGGGATTAATCAAGCTAATACAGGTCACTCAAATCAAGTTGAAATACCAAAGAAATGTCCTCTGTCATTTGGTGACTGGAATGAACCAAAATACTCTGATGAGATACTAGGTATGTTTTGTGGATCCGATAGTCTTTGGGATGCAAACTATGAGGATGATGAATTGTTATATCAGGTGTGTGATGATATAGAAAGGCAAACTCAGAGCCAGGATGTTAaacaaggaaatgaaaacattaaaaccaTTCAAGGAGCCAGTATTAATTCCAGATCAAATGCTGATAATAGCTTCCCAGCATCTAAACAAGGGCTACCTGATCTCCTCTTGGTgcaaaaaacaaatgcaaaacagGAGGCTCTCTCACTAAATGATGCCTGTAGGAATTCATCAAAGACAGTGGATGGGCTGGCCTCAACAGGTCATGTGAACTGTAAGAACATCTCAAATCCTCTGACTGAGATCTCAGGTCCTTCTGTGGCGTGTAAATACACACTCCCTAAAAACTGTCATCAAGATGCTTCTGAAGATACTGCAAAGACTGTTTCAGGGAAATGGCACAGGTCAAAttctgtgccagcaggagagACCGGTTCTGAAGTAAGTCCTGTTaatgcagtaaatatttttagtagAAAAGCACTCGACAGCTCACATTTCTTGTATAATTTGGAAAAGATTCCAGGTAGCACCTCTGGTAACAAAACTTCACTCGTGCCTTCAAAATTTAAGTTCCGAAAGATTAACAATTCTCAGGGTGGTCATCTTGTAGGGTCTGAAAGTTCAGGGAATCATTCTGGCATTGGAATTACTCTGCAGGGTTTGGAAGGAAGCAAGAATCAGGTGAATGTCACTTTGCATCGCAAGCTTGACAATAAGAAATCACCTTTCAAGAGGCATCTTTCAGAGTCTTTTGCACAGACTACATCAGGTATTTGTCTTTATTGTATCACTGTTTGTCTCCTTACTGTAGTCAGAATGTCAGAGAAATTCATACTGTATTGCAACTTAAAATAGGCTTCAGTATTCCTCCATTCAGTTAAGGTGTTAGCAGATATTATAAATCTAATTATACAGGATGAAAAAGCAGCCTGTAATGAAGACTCCCTGTTAGGAACATGGATTGGTGAGGATGCTATTCCCTGTACACCTATAGTAGTAAAAGGGCGAGCTAGGACGAAGTTAAGTTGTACAAGGTAAGTTACAGTTTTCTCTTGCTCATCATAGCTGGGCTTTCATGAAGAAGGCCATGTGCTCTTCTGTGTATAGTGAACTATATAATTGTACATTAGCATATAGCTTTTATCTGTGAGCTTGTTATGTCTTCTTGCAGGGGGGTGTATGTTGACTGCATATTGGAAGTAGTGGGATTTAGTCATACCTTTGTAGTTGTTAAACTAGATAATGAGCAGCTCATAGGTCATGTAACTGAACTTGGCCAAACTTTCTCAATAGCTCtgactttattttctgtattttctttttaatccagagatcttaaaataaaaaatcctgaagAGGAACTCATGAAATTGGCTAAGGAGTTTGATAAAAATCTAGTAGAGTTAGATGCTGTTCAGGAGCAGGAGAATCTTGGTCACAACTTCATCCAGAGCACTTCAGAGCCTTCAAGTAATTCTaaagatgaaataaatacaaagaacCAGAAATCACTCCTTGGTGAAGGATCTGAAACAGATCCTGCTGCGTCCCTGAAACCAGTTGGACAGAGCACTGGCATCCAGGTGGCAGAGCCCTGTCAGTCCAGCAGTCAAAAGTCCGTAGACCTTGAGGCTGAAGTAGCCCTTCATGCTCTTTTTGACTCTTCTACCCAGAAGTGCAGCGGACAGTTGAGCCAAGGACTGTCaggtatttctttaaataatagTTTTCATAAAAGTACGTTAGAAGAGGAGAATCTTCCTGAAAAAGTTGAAGAGACACAGCATGGTAATTCAGAGGCATATCAAAAAGATACTCTGTTTGCAGTAGGAAGCATGGACCAGACTGTACCAAAAGCTGATACTGACaccctgacaaaaaaaaatccttctttgaAGACACAATTGGTAGTCTCTGCTAAGCTTGCTGGAGTAGCTAATGATGACTTTGATGACTGGGATACAGATCTTTTGGCAGATGACTCTTTTGTGATGCAAATAACCCAAAATCCTGAGCTGATAAGTACTGAAGAATCACCACAAATTCCTGCAAATCCATTTGTGCATGATTTCAGTGATGCTAGCAGAACAAAGCAAAGAAGTAGTGGCAATTCAGTAACTCTTTTGGGGACTATAAACAAATCTAACAGTTTGCAGTATTCACCTTTGAAACATTCTAGTAAAAACTCACAACATATAAAATCGTTGTCTTTACAAAAGCCATATAAGACAGAAAATGCCAGGACAGAGACCAAGGCCTTGTATGGTAAATGTGATTTTAAACCAGATAAAACTAAATCTGTTTGGAAGAGTACCCAAAATAGTGATTTGAACTATGTTCCTGTTTCAgtgcaaacagaaatgaagaatgGTAATGAATCTACTAAGCCTAAAAGCGatgctcttcctctttttccttcaagaTTTAATCCTCATAGACAATCAGCAGGAAAACCTGGGAATAACATTCATACTGTTTCCTGTCAGTCATCCAGTGTTTCTACCAACATGAAACCTAATGATCTAACCAAAGGGAATAATCAAGCTAATACAGGTCACTCAAATCAAGTTGAAATACCAAAGAAATGTCCTCTGTCATTTGGTGACTGGAATGAACCAAAATACTCTGATGAGATACTAGGTATGTTTTGTGGATCCGATAGTCTTTGGGATGCAAACTATGAGGATGATGAATTGTTATATCAGGTGTGTGATGATATAGAAAGGCAAACTCAGAGCCAGGATGTTAaacaaggaaatgaaaacattaaaaccaTTCAAGGAGCCAGTATTAATTCCAGATCAAATGCTGATAATAGCTTCCCAGCATCTAAACAAGGGCTACCTGATCTCCTCTTGGTgcaaaaaacaaatgcaaaacagGAGGCTCTCTCACTAAATGATGCCTGTAGGAATTCATCAAAGACAGTGGATGGGCTGGCCTCAACAGGTCATGTGAACTGTAAGAACATCTCAAATCCTCTGACTGAGATCTCAGGTCCTTCTGTGGCGTGTAAATACACACTCCCTAAAAACTGTCATCAAGATGCTTCTGAAGATACTGCAAAGACTGTTTCAGGGAAATGGCACAGGTCAAAttctgtgccagcaggagagACCGGTTCTGAAGTAAGTCCTGTTaatgcagtaaatatttttagtagAAAAGCACTCGACAGCTCACATTTCTTGTATAATTTGGAAAAGATTCCAGGTAGCACCTCTGGTAACAAAACTTCACTCGTGCCTTCAAAATTTAAGTTCCGAAAGATTAACAATTCTCAGGGTGGTCATCTTGTAGGGTCTGAAAGTTCAGGGAATCATTCTGGCATTGGAATTACTCTGCAGGGTTTGGAAGGAAGCAAGAATCAGGTGAATGTCACTTTGCATCGCAAGCTTGACAATAAGAAATCACCTTTCAAGAGGCATCTTTCAGAGTCTTTTGCACAGACTACATCAGGTATTTGTCTTTATTGTATCACTGTTTGTCTCCTTACTGTAGTCAGAATGTCAGAGAAATTCATACTGTATTGCAACTTAAAATAGGCTTCAGTATTCCTCCATTCAGTTAAGGTGTTAGCAGATGTTCTAAGGAGAATCTGGAGgttattttctcaaaaattaaattgtctTGATGCATATCTTGAATTCTTGTCATTCAGGACACCTGTTTCCCTTCCACTTTTCTAAATACCTCACACCCTCTCTCCATAGACACTCAGGTTCCCTGGGGTCAATTATAGGCTGATGCAGCCCTCAGAATACTAGCTTCTTAAACCGTTACTTAAAAATACTGGTATTTTGATGCATAGTAAAACCCTAGTTAATGATGGGGAAGAAGACACCAGGTGATACAGAATGCCAGTTTCTTTATATTACTGTACACTGGAATTTGGAACCTCAAATCACTTGATACTTTTCAGAGCTCAGCCTCTATTGTTGTTTGCCCTGTGACTGAAATTACCAGTGAAATATTGTGTTATCAGTCTAAACACTAAGATGCCGCTTCATCCAGAAGAGAGATCAGTCACTTCTTTATTGCCAAGAGACCATCAATAATATTCCATGCTCAGTGTTATTTACTGGGGAAATGGAGAACCAGTCAAGTGCTAATCAGTCTTATTTTTACTTATCTCGCAGCTTGGCAAAGTTTTAATCAATATTCATTCTGATAAAACATGCCTTAAAGAGTGTCCTGTATTAACCTCCATTATAAAGAAGCACTGTtgcaaaagcaacaaaacaattaattattga is from Serinus canaria isolate serCan28SL12 chromosome 3, serCan2020, whole genome shotgun sequence and encodes:
- the ETAA1 gene encoding ewing's tumor-associated antigen 1 isoform X2; the protein is MPSNRRRGLSLGPAALRRRSGGEEQLPRRRVELPVEEGPVERGAGRGLPAGEAAACSPRAAEPCLHKTPKRSLSRKSRIPTFSSPINDTETQQEIFWDSHSPVTHRLGNGKSKQSTSRCAVEISEIVNRIAPQDEKAACNEDSLLGTWIGEDAIPCTPIVVKGRARTKLSCTRDLKIKNPEEELMKLAKEFDKNLVELDAVQEQENLGHNFIQSTSEPSSNSKDEINTKNQKSLLGEGSETDPAASLKPVGQSTGIQVAEPCQSSSQKSVDLEAEVALHALFDSSTQKCSGQLSQGLSGISLNNSFHKSTLEEENLPEKVEETQHGNSEAYQKDTLFAVGSMDQTVPKADTDTLTKKNPSLKTQLVVSAKLAGVANDDFDDWDTDLLADDSFVMQITQNPELISTEESPQIPANPFVHDFSDASRTKQRSSGNSVTLLGTINKSNSLQYSPLKHSSKNSQHIKSLSLQKPYKTENARTETKALYGKCDFKPDKTKSVWKSTQNSDLNYVPVSVQTEMKNGNESTKPKSDALPLFPSRFNPHRQSAGKPGNNIHTVSCQSSSVSTNMKPNDLTKGNNQANTGHSNQVEIPKKCPLSFGDWNEPKYSDEILGMFCGSDSLWDANYEDDELLYQVCDDIERQTQSQDVKQGNENIKTIQGASINSRSNADNSFPASKQGLPDLLLVQKTNAKQEALSLNDACRNSSKTVDGLASTGHVNCKNISNPLTEISGPSVACKYTLPKNCHQDASEDTAKTVSGKWHRSNSVPAGETGSEVSPVNAVNIFSRKALDSSHFLYNLEKIPGSTSGNKTSLVPSKFKFRKINNSQGGHLVGSESSGNHSGIGITLQGLEGSKNQVNVTLHRKLDNKKSPFKRHLSESFAQTTSVSVVEQKNRKCSQEEIERKKQEALARRKSRTQAFFNDA
- the ETAA1 gene encoding ewing's tumor-associated antigen 1 isoform X6, with translation MPSNRRRGLSLGPAALRRRSGGEEQLPRRRVELPVEEGPVERGAGRGLPAGEAAACSPRAAEPCLHKTPKRSLSRKSRIPTFSSPINDTETQQEIFWDSHSPVTHRLGNGKSKQSTSRCAVEISEIVNRIAPQDEKAACNEDSLLGTWIGEDAIPCTPIVVKGRARTKLSCTRDLKIKNPEEELMKLAKEFDKNLVELDAVQEQENLGHNFIQSTSEPSSNSKDEINTKNQKSLLGEGSETDPAASLKPVGQSTGIQVAEPCQSSSQKSVDLEAEVALHALFDSSTQKCSGQLSQGLSGISLNNSFHKSTLEEENLPEKVEETQHGNSEAYQKDTLFAVGSMDQTVPKADTDTLTKKNPSLKTQLVVSAKLAGVANDDFDDWDTDLLADDSFVMQITQNPELISTEESPQIPANPFVHDFSDASRTKQRSSGNSVTLLGTINKSNSLQYSPLKHSSKNSQHIKSLSLQKPYKTENARTETKALYGKCDFKPDKTKSVWKSTQNSDLNYVPVSVQTEMKNGNESTKPKSDALPLFPSRFNPHRQSAGKPGNNIHTVSCQSSSVSTNMKPNDLTKGINQANTGHSNQVEIPKKCPLSFGDWNEPKYSDEILGMFCGSDSLWDANYEDDELLYQVCDDIERQTQSQDVKQGNENIKTIQGASINSRSNADNSFPASKQGLPDLLLVQKTNAKQEALSLNDACRNSSKTVDGLASTGHVNCKNISNPLTEISGPSVACKYTLPKNCHQDASEDTAKTVSGKWHRSNSVPAGETGSEGLEGSKNQVNVTLHRKLDNKKSPFKRHLSESFAQTTSVSVVEQKNRKCSQEEIERKKQEALARRKSRTQAFFNDA
- the ETAA1 gene encoding ewing's tumor-associated antigen 1 isoform X7, which produces MPSNRRRGLSLGPAALRRRSGGEEQLPRRRVELPVEEGPVERGAGRGLPAGEAAACSPRAAEPCLHKTPKRSLSRKSRIPTFSSPINDTETQQEIFWDSHSPVTHRLGNGKSKQSTSRCAVEISEIVNRIAPQDEKAACNEDSLLGTWIGEDAIPCTPIVVKGRARTKLSCTRDLKIKNPEEELMKLAKEFDKNLVELDAVQEQENLGHNFIQSTSEPSSNSKDEINTKNQKSLLGEGSETDPAASLKPVGQSTGIQVAEPCQSSSQKSVDLEAEVALHALFDSSTQKCSGQLSQGLSGISLNNSFHKSTLEEENLPEKVEETQHGNSEAYQKDTLFAVGSMDQTVPKADTDTLTKKNPSLKTQLVVSAKLAGVANDDFDDWDTDLLADDSFVMQITQNPELISTEESPQIPANPFVHDFSDASRTKQRSSGNSVTLLGTINKSNSLQYSPLKHSSKNSQHIKSLSLQKPYKTENARTETKALYGKCDFKPDKTKSVWKSTQNSDLNYVPVSVQTEMKNGNESTKPKSDALPLFPSRFNPHRQSAGKPGNNIHTVSCQSSSVSTNMKPNDLTKGINQANTGHSNQVEIPKKCPLSFGDWNEPKYSDEILGMFCGSDSLWDANYEDDELLYQVCDDIERQTQSQDVKQGNENIKTIQGASINSRSNADNSFPASKQGLPDLLLVQKTNAKQEALSLNDACRNSSKTVDGLASTGHVNCKNISNPLTEISGPSVACKYTLPKNCHQDASEDTAKTVSGKWHRSNSVPAGETGSECLW
- the ETAA1 gene encoding ewing's tumor-associated antigen 1 isoform X5 — protein: MPSNRRRGLSLGPAALRRRSGGEEQLPRRRVELPVEEGPVERGAGRGLPAGEAAACSPRAAEPCLHKTPKRSLSRKSRIPTFSSPINDTETQQEIFWDSHSPVTHRLGNGKSKQSTSRCAVEISEIVNRIAPQDEKAACNEDSLLGTWIGEDAIPCTPIVVKGRARTKLSCTRDLKIKNPEEELMKLAKEFDKNLVELDAVQEQENLGHNFIQSTSEPSSNSKDEINTKNQKSLLGEGSETDPAASLKPVGQSTGIQVAEPCQSSSQKSVDLEAEVALHALFDSSTQKCSGQLSQGLSGISLNNSFHKSTLEEENLPEKVEETQHGNSEAYQKDTLFAVGSMDQTVPKADTDTLTKKNPSLKTQLVVSAKLAGVANDDFDDWDTDLLADDSFVMQITQNPELISTEESPQIPANPFVHDFSDASRTKQRSSGNSVTLLGTINKSNSLQYSPLKHSSKNSQHIKSLSLQKPYKTENARTETKALYGKCDFKPDKTKSVWKSTQNSDLNYVPVSVQTEMKNGNESTKPKSDALPLFPSRFNPHRQSAGKPGNNIHTVSCQSSSVSTNMKPNDLTKGNNQANTGHSNQVEIPKKCPLSFGDWNEPKYSDEILGMFCGSDSLWDANYEDDELLYQVCDDIERQTQSQDVKQGNENIKTIQGASINSRSNADNSFPASKQGLPDLLLVQKTNAKQEALSLNDACRNSSKTVDGLASTGHVNCKNISNPLTEISGPSVACKYTLPKNCHQDASEDTAKTVSGKWHRSNSVPAGETGSEGLEGSKNQVNVTLHRKLDNKKSPFKRHLSESFAQTTSVSVVEQKNRKCSQEEIERKKQEALARRKSRTQAFFNDA
- the ETAA1 gene encoding ewing's tumor-associated antigen 1 isoform X8; protein product: MPSNRRRGLSLGPAALRRRSGGEEQLPRRRVELPVEEGPVERGAGRGLPAGEAAACSPRAAEPCLHKTPKRSLSRKSRIPTFSSPINDTETQQEIFWDSHSPVTHRLGNGKSKQSTSRCAVEISEIVNRIAPQDEKAACNEDSLLGTWIGEDAIPCTPIVVKGRARTKLSCTRDLKIKNPEEELMKLAKEFDKNLVELDAVQEQENLGHNFIQSTSEPSSNSKDEINTKNQKSLLGEGSETDPAASLKPVGQSTGIQVAEPCQSSSQKSVDLEAEVALHALFDSSTQKCSGQLSQGLSGISLNNSFHKSTLEEENLPEKVEETQHGNSEAYQKDTLFAVGSMDQTVPKADTDTLTKKNPSLKTQLVVSAKLAGVANDDFDDWDTDLLADDSFVMQITQNPELISTEESPQIPANPFVHDFSDASRTKQRSSGNSVTLLGTINKSNSLQYSPLKHSSKNSQHIKSLSLQKPYKTENARTETKALYGKCDFKPDKTKSVWKSTQNSDLNYVPVSVQTEMKNGNESTKPKSDALPLFPSRFNPHRQSAGKPGNNIHTVSCQSSSVSTNMKPNDLTKGNNQANTGHSNQVEIPKKCPLSFGDWNEPKYSDEILGMFCGSDSLWDANYEDDELLYQVCDDIERQTQSQDVKQGNENIKTIQGASINSRSNADNSFPASKQGLPDLLLVQKTNAKQEALSLNDACRNSSKTVDGLASTGHVNCKNISNPLTEISGPSVACKYTLPKNCHQDASEDTAKTVSGKWHRSNSVPAGETGSECLW
- the ETAA1 gene encoding ewing's tumor-associated antigen 1 isoform X1, which encodes MPSNRRRGLSLGPAALRRRSGGEEQLPRRRVELPVEEGPVERGAGRGLPAGEAAACSPRAAEPCLHKTPKRSLSRKSRIPTFSSPINDTETQQEIFWDSHSPVTHRLGNGKSKQSTSRCAVEISEIVNRIAPQDEKAACNEDSLLGTWIGEDAIPCTPIVVKGRARTKLSCTRDLKIKNPEEELMKLAKEFDKNLVELDAVQEQENLGHNFIQSTSEPSSNSKDEINTKNQKSLLGEGSETDPAASLKPVGQSTGIQVAEPCQSSSQKSVDLEAEVALHALFDSSTQKCSGQLSQGLSGISLNNSFHKSTLEEENLPEKVEETQHGNSEAYQKDTLFAVGSMDQTVPKADTDTLTKKNPSLKTQLVVSAKLAGVANDDFDDWDTDLLADDSFVMQITQNPELISTEESPQIPANPFVHDFSDASRTKQRSSGNSVTLLGTINKSNSLQYSPLKHSSKNSQHIKSLSLQKPYKTENARTETKALYGKCDFKPDKTKSVWKSTQNSDLNYVPVSVQTEMKNGNESTKPKSDALPLFPSRFNPHRQSAGKPGNNIHTVSCQSSSVSTNMKPNDLTKGINQANTGHSNQVEIPKKCPLSFGDWNEPKYSDEILGMFCGSDSLWDANYEDDELLYQVCDDIERQTQSQDVKQGNENIKTIQGASINSRSNADNSFPASKQGLPDLLLVQKTNAKQEALSLNDACRNSSKTVDGLASTGHVNCKNISNPLTEISGPSVACKYTLPKNCHQDASEDTAKTVSGKWHRSNSVPAGETGSEVSPVNAVNIFSRKALDSSHFLYNLEKIPGSTSGNKTSLVPSKFKFRKINNSQGGHLVGSESSGNHSGIGITLQGLEGSKNQVNVTLHRKLDNKKSPFKRHLSESFAQTTSVSVVEQKNRKCSQEEIERKKQEALARRKSRTQAFFNDA